One Leptospira kirschneri serovar Cynopteri str. 3522 CT DNA segment encodes these proteins:
- a CDS encoding SRPBCC family protein, with the protein MAAQIYPQLDPKLDLVLERTVDVPRELVWKVWTTPEHLKPWFCPSPWKTIDCEIDLRPGGIFRTTMQSPEGENFPNLGCYLEVIPNEKLVWTDALQPGFRPSPDPNHPFGFFTAIVTMETHGTGTKYRATAIHGNETNRKKHEDMGFHEGWGIALDQLVAYVKKNLL; encoded by the coding sequence ATGGCGGCTCAAATTTATCCACAACTGGATCCTAAATTAGATTTGGTTCTTGAAAGAACCGTGGACGTTCCGCGCGAGCTGGTTTGGAAGGTTTGGACTACTCCAGAACATCTGAAACCTTGGTTTTGTCCGTCTCCATGGAAGACGATCGATTGTGAAATTGATCTGCGACCTGGTGGAATTTTTAGAACTACGATGCAGTCTCCAGAGGGTGAGAATTTTCCAAACCTAGGTTGTTATTTAGAAGTCATTCCAAATGAAAAGCTTGTTTGGACGGATGCACTTCAACCGGGTTTTAGACCTTCTCCTGACCCAAATCATCCTTTCGGATTTTTTACTGCAATCGTTACGATGGAAACTCATGGAACTGGAACAAAATATAGAGCGACTGCAATTCATGGAAATGAAACGAATCGTAAAAAACACGAAGACATGGGTTTTCATGAAGGTTGGGGAATCGCTTTAGATCAACTCGTGGCTTATGTTAAAAAAAACCTTCTTTGA
- a CDS encoding LIC10920 family plasminogen-binding lipoprotein: protein MKRFYIGFLSSIFFAAIFLNCEHKDQNKVDLQVLVAATGNVIYINGEVDPDKISSCGVAVPGTSSSGTTTGTTGTTGTTTTGSSGSSNNRYTITSQLIMKTTAESMVLRFQFDSSQYQGSVDPQQGFSYSGGAFGKMVTGNVGKVEWGTSGIPVYPSGNGSAQQQTLQYMDIDISLSGKLLDSSSSTGILNQCYTSDNVNCTSVTTTQQCFTQDNKSCVSTASTPGVAVTITGNISCNAPNVIPSGGTTTQ, encoded by the coding sequence ATGAAACGTTTTTATATCGGTTTTTTATCATCTATTTTTTTTGCGGCGATTTTTCTCAATTGCGAACACAAAGATCAAAACAAAGTCGATCTACAAGTGCTCGTCGCAGCCACCGGAAACGTAATCTATATCAATGGCGAAGTAGACCCCGATAAAATTTCTTCTTGCGGGGTCGCAGTTCCCGGAACCAGTTCCTCCGGGACTACTACGGGTACCACTGGAACTACAGGCACTACAACCACAGGCTCTTCCGGCTCGTCTAATAACCGTTATACGATCACAAGTCAGTTGATTATGAAAACCACTGCAGAATCTATGGTGCTTAGATTTCAGTTCGATTCTTCTCAATACCAAGGATCCGTTGATCCTCAACAAGGTTTTAGTTATTCGGGAGGAGCTTTCGGTAAAATGGTTACGGGTAACGTTGGTAAGGTGGAATGGGGTACTTCTGGAATTCCAGTTTATCCAAGTGGAAACGGCTCCGCTCAACAACAAACCTTACAATATATGGATATAGATATTTCCCTTTCGGGTAAATTACTAGATAGTTCTTCCAGCACAGGAATCCTAAATCAGTGTTATACTTCTGATAACGTAAACTGTACTTCAGTTACAACTACACAACAATGTTTTACCCAAGACAATAAATCCTGCGTTTCTACGGCATCTACTCCAGGTGTTGCTGTAACGATTACGGGAAATATATCCTGCAATGCTCCTAACGTAATTCCTAGCGGCGGAACGACTACTCAATAA